The genomic DNA ATTTTTGCGTTTGTCGTCTATGTGATCTCATCGGTGGCTGAAACCAACCGGGTCCCCTTCGATCTGCCGGAAGCGGAGAGCGAGCTCGTCGCCGGCTTCTTCACCGAATACAGCGGCCTCAGATTCGCGTTCTTCTTCCTCGCCGAGTACGCCAACATGGTGTTAGTGTCCTGTGTAGCCGCCGCGCTGTTTCTCGGCGGATGGAACGCACCGTACCCCGGAACGATTCTGGCGCTCATCGGTTTGCCGTCCGTGGCTTGGGTCGAGAACACGATGTGGTTTGCGGTCAAAACGTACTCTTTCTTGTTTCTCTTTTTCTGGCTTCGGGCCACGTTGCCGAGACTGCGATACGATCAACTGATGAGATTCGGCTGGAAGGTGATGCTGCCCATTGCGTTGGGTAACATCGTCGTGACGTCCCTTGCGGTATTTTTCTACCAACAGATGAAGTAGCGGGCGAGACCCATATGGCATCTACGGCGACCACCAAGCGTTTGAACCTGTACGAATGGTTCAAAACGATCACATTCTACGAGATTCTGGTCGGCATGAAAGCGACCTTATCGCATTTGCTTCATTACCGTCCCGTGACCTTGCAATACCCTCACGAAAAACGCACACTGCCGGATAATTATCGGGGCATGCTTGCGCTGCTCCGATACGATGATGGAACCGAGAAGTGCGTAGGATGCGATCTCTGTGAAGCAGCCTGTCCGTCGCGCGTCATCCGGGTCGTCAGCGCCGAAGTGCCGGGTGAACCGACGAAGCGTTACTCGAAAGAATATTATATGGACATGACCCGTTGCTTGTTCTGTGGGATGTGTGTGGAGGCCTGTCCCGTCGATGCACTGGGCATGACGAGAGAATTCGAGTGGGCGGTATACGACAAGCGCCAGCTCCACTTGAATAAACAACAATTGCTCGCGATCGGCGACCGCTCATTTCCAGTCCGTGAGAAACGCCTGGAACTGCAACATCCGAACGTGGCGTTTTTCAACGTGGCATTCAAGCACGTGCCGCCCAAACCGGACTGACTCTCAAAGATTGCTCATCGGACGAACGATGGCTGCAACACCGTTGCGTTAGTCCGGCTCTGATCGCTCGCTGACCCAGGAACCGTCTCATGTCGCAGCTGTTTTTTGGATACTTCGCCGGGATGATCGCCCTAACCTCCATGCTGGTGGTTGCGCTGAGAAACCCCGTCTACAGCGCACTGTCGCTCTTGGTCATGTTCTTCCATATCGCGGGACTCTTCGTCATGCTTCATGCCGAATTCCTGGCCGCTGTGCAGATTATCGTCTATTGCGGGGCCATTCTGGTGCTGTATCTGTTCGTCGTCATGTTGCTCAATGTCAAGCAAGACGACCGTTATCACAGCCAATGGCGAATCGCCGCAATCGTCTGTGTGCCGTTGGTGATCGAATCCATCGTGCTGCTCGCCGGCGGAGCGGGGACGATGGTCTCGAGCCGCAACTCCGAACCGCATGATGCCGTCGCCACCGACAATACGCTGGCCATCGGTCAGACGCTTTTTTCAACCTACTTATTCCCCTTCGAAGTGGCCTCGTTGGTTCTCTTGGTCGCCATGATCGGTGCCATCGTCCTCGCGAAACGCGATATCGGCGAGGTGAGATGATTCAGCATGGTTCATGAAGATAATGACGCGAATCACTGTCCATTACCCATCAATCGTCAACCATTCGCCATCAACCATTTACCGTGAGCCATTGAACCCATGATTCCCATTTCTTACTACCTCATCCTGAGCGCCATTGTCTTCCTGACGGGCGTGGTGGGCGTGCTCATTCGGCGCAATATCATTGCCATTCTGCTGTCGGTGGAACTGATGCTGAACGCGACCAACATTAACTTCGTCGCCTTTTCCGACCACCTTCATGATCTCGGTGGACAAGTGTTCGTCTTTTTTGCTCTCACGGTGGCCGCTGCGGAGGTTGCCGTCGGACTCGCGATTATCATCGCCCTGCATCGATCCAGATCCACGATCAACGTGGAGGAGTTCA from Nitrospira sp. includes the following:
- a CDS encoding NADH-ubiquinone oxidoreductase chain J yields the protein MSQLFFGYFAGMIALTSMLVVALRNPVYSALSLLVMFFHIAGLFVMLHAEFLAAVQIIVYCGAILVLYLFVVMLLNVKQDDRYHSQWRIAAIVCVPLVIESIVLLAGGAGTMVSSRNSEPHDAVATDNTLAIGQTLFSTYLFPFEVASLVLLVAMIGAIVLAKRDIGEVR
- a CDS encoding NADH-ubiquinone oxidoreductase chain I, whose protein sequence is MASTATTKRLNLYEWFKTITFYEILVGMKATLSHLLHYRPVTLQYPHEKRTLPDNYRGMLALLRYDDGTEKCVGCDLCEAACPSRVIRVVSAEVPGEPTKRYSKEYYMDMTRCLFCGMCVEACPVDALGMTREFEWAVYDKRQLHLNKQQLLAIGDRSFPVREKRLELQHPNVAFFNVAFKHVPPKPD
- a CDS encoding NADH-ubiquinone oxidoreductase chain K, which produces MIPISYYLILSAIVFLTGVVGVLIRRNIIAILLSVELMLNATNINFVAFSDHLHDLGGQVFVFFALTVAAAEVAVGLAIIIALHRSRSTINVEEFNLLKW